A window of [Chlorobium] sp. 445 contains these coding sequences:
- a CDS encoding site-specific DNA-methyltransferase: MPQNQRAERNRTLTLTQSELVAYSKRLKQLQAKASQHDIENSILHNDLFEVLDFLPEVCVDLLILDPPYNLTKSFNGKTFKARTTAEYIAYLESWLPKLLKTLKPTASLYLCGEWRMSAALQLVLEKYLIVRNRITWEREKGRAARRNWKNCSEDIWFCTLSDDYVFNAEAVKLKRKVLAPYRENGLPKDWEETAEGNFRLTAPSNLWTDITVPFWSMPENTEHPTQKPEKLIAKLILASSNEGDLIFDPFLGSGTTAVVAKKLNRRFVGIEKEEYYACLAAKRLDLAEQDKTIQGYHDGVFWERNSLHAIAKRRSFKSLAHTCPIDFLQR; this comes from the coding sequence ATGCCTCAAAACCAGCGTGCCGAACGAAACCGCACCCTCACGCTCACACAGAGCGAACTTGTCGCTTACTCCAAACGCCTCAAACAGCTTCAAGCTAAAGCCTCACAGCACGATATTGAAAACAGCATTTTGCACAACGACCTCTTTGAAGTCCTTGACTTTCTGCCTGAAGTCTGTGTCGATCTGCTCATTTTAGATCCGCCTTACAACCTTACCAAATCCTTTAACGGCAAGACCTTCAAAGCACGAACGACTGCCGAATACATTGCCTATCTTGAGTCGTGGCTACCCAAGCTGCTGAAGACCTTGAAACCGACGGCAAGCCTTTATCTATGTGGCGAATGGCGCATGTCAGCAGCGTTGCAACTTGTCTTGGAGAAGTATCTTATTGTTCGAAACCGTATCACTTGGGAGCGTGAAAAGGGTCGGGCAGCCAGACGCAATTGGAAAAATTGCTCTGAAGACATCTGGTTTTGCACGCTCTCGGATGATTATGTCTTCAACGCTGAGGCAGTCAAACTCAAGCGCAAAGTGCTTGCGCCCTATCGTGAAAACGGTCTGCCAAAAGATTGGGAGGAAACCGCAGAGGGCAACTTCCGCCTGACCGCACCTTCCAACCTTTGGACTGACATCACCGTGCCGTTCTGGTCTATGCCTGAAAACACTGAACATCCTACGCAAAAGCCTGAAAAACTTATTGCCAAGCTTATTCTTGCAAGCTCTAACGAAGGCGACCTTATTTTTGATCCATTCTTAGGGTCGGGCACAACGGCAGTTGTAGCTAAAAAATTGAACCGTCGATTTGTAGGTATTGAGAAAGAAGAATACTACGCTTGTTTAGCAGCAAAGCGACTTGACTTGGCAGAGCAAGATAAAACCATTCAAGGCTATCACGACGGGGTATTCTGGGAAAGAAATTCACTACATGCGATAGCTAAGCGTCGATCCTTCAAATCCTTAGCACACACATGTCCGATAGATTTTCTGCAAAGATAG